One Tenebrio molitor chromosome 2, icTenMoli1.1, whole genome shotgun sequence genomic region harbors:
- the LOC138122609 gene encoding transcription initiation factor TFIID subunit 8-like, which produces MMEPTQTQQVNVYRKMLAASVCSILVETGFDTGDKDCIGTLTEMIQCFLSELGSLTKSYCELSGRSEPLVADVILAFVEMGHNFSDLMVYTKGMKHSILPPLQTQQPQKQLNMLPAGSKHPLPPYIPQHLPQFPDPHAYVRTPTHKQPIIDYESVREKAAIQKKDIEKALTKYLAKTSPTHNLFDTDEANIFPLIACKPAYPPYLSALIPQDQIFDPEDLEYDHKSQMIQQSKEQKSKEKVEPKDEEDNEETLIDSIKSEENTSTNVYIDNPYLAATKLPKKDEMDIT; this is translated from the exons ATGATGGAACCAACACAAACTCAGCAAGTAAACGTCTACCGAAAAATGCTAGCCGCTTCGGTGTGCAGTATTTTAGTGGAAACAGGTTTCGACACAGGGGATAAAGATTGTATTGGAACCTTAACTGAAATGATACAGTGCT ttcTGTCTGAACTTGGGTCACTCACAAAAAGTTACTGTGAACTTTCTGGACGTTCTGAGCCTCTAGTTGCTGATGTTATATTAGCATTTGTAGAAATGGGGCACAATTTTAGTGACTTAATGGTGTACACAAAAGGAATGAAACACTCAATTTTGCCCCCTTTGCAAACCCAACAGCCCCAAAAACAATTGAATATGTTACCTGCAGGATCTAAACATCCATTACCTCCATATATTCCTCAACATCTACCACAATTTCCTGATCCACATGCGTATGTTAGGACACCA ACACATAAACAACCTATAATTGACTATGAATCAGTAAGAGAAAAGGCTGCAATTCAGAAAAAGGATATAGAAAAGGCTTTGACAAAATATCTTGCCAAAACCAGTCCAACACACAATTTGTTTGATACTGATGAAGCCAATATTTTCCCAT TAATAGCATGTAAACCTGCTTACCCCCCATATCTGAGTGCTCTAATTCCCCAAGATCAAATTTTTGATCCAGAAGATCTAGAATATGATCACAAAAGTCAAATGATTCAGCAGTCTAAAGAGCAGAAGTCAAAGGAGAAGGTAGAGCCCAAGGATGAAGAAGACAATGAGGAAACTTTGATTGACTCTATAAAGAGTGAGGAAAACACATCAACAAATGTCTACATAGACAATCCATACTTGGCTGCTACAAAGCTTCCAAAGAAGGATGAGATGGATATaacatga